The sequence CCaccgcgggcagcgctgccggtaCCTGGGCCAGGTCCCGGTGAGCCGGGGAAGGGTCGGTCCTGGTGTGGGAGAAGGACAAGCGGTCCCGGTGCTGCCGGGGAGACGGACTGGtcccagtgctgggggagaaCTGGTGGTGGAGCCGGGGGGACGGTGACCGCAGGGTAAGTCCCGGTGCCGGGGGAGGAGCAGACCCTGTGCCGGGGTAAAAGAGCCGCTGCTGAAGGAGGCCGGCCGGTCCCGGTGCCAGGATCCAAGGACCGGTGTCGGTGCCGGGAGAGGagggccggtgccggtgccggtgccgggggTGAGGAGCCGGTGCTGGAGGCGGAAGGTCCGTCCTGGACCCGCTGCCGGCTGTGGGTGACCGGTGCAGGGCCGGAGCTCGCCCCGCTCCAACCGGCGGTACCGGAGCATCCGCAGGACCGTGCCGGAtccccgctccgccccgctccgccccgcgcccccccacccccgcagcccggcggggccgccccctcctccctgcggggggtggcggggcccGGACCGGGGTTTCCTACTCgcggggaggagcggggggacaccccccccaccacctcccccccccccgctccctgggtaccgggaccccccgccccgtccccggtACCGCCTGCcccgcagcgccccctgccggccccgGGGCGGTGCAGCGGCGgaggaggggcggggccggggcggggccggggcgggcggaaCCGGGCCGGGGCGGTGGGGGCAGCCATGTCCTTCTGCTCCTTCCTCGGGGGCGAGGTGTTCAAGGATCACTTCCAGCCgggtgagcggggctggggggcgctgggggggggggttctCCGTGGGGGGGTCTGGGTGATTCCCGCCCCCCCCGTGGGGAGGGCACCCCCGAAAAGGCTGAATCCTCCCGGGTgagtgggtgggtgggttggAGGATCCTTCCTGCGGGGCATCCTCCACCCGTGGGGACCGGCTTGGGGGGATCCTCTCTGGGGTCCTTGTTGGGGGATCCCCGCgattgggtggggggggggatccTGCCTACaaaggtggggctgggggggaggggaTGTCCCTATAGGGGCCCCCTGGGGGGATCCTGTCCTGGGGGGTGTAGAGGAGCCTCTATAGGAGATGTGGCTCCTTTCCCACCTCCCAAAAGCTCCCACTCGcctgcccggcccgggggggtctggcagcagctggcagtggCCCATGCGAGCAAAGATCAGCATGGGTGGGTGTTCCACGTCACCCTGCTGACGTGTCCCCACCGCTAACCCCCcttcctccaccccccccccccgatccccAGCAATCGCTGGACTGCCCTCCAGCACTGACCCCTCTTCTCCTGCCACCCTCCCCAGGCATCTACGTCTGTGCCAAGTGTGGCCATGAGCTGTTCTCCAGCTGTGCCAAGTACGAGCACTCGTCCCCGTGGCCAGCCTTCACCAAGACCGTCCACGAGGACAGCGTGTCCAAGCGCGAGGAGCGGCCGGGGGCTTTAAAGGTTCCGATTCTGAAACTTTTGGGGTGTCGCAAAGCCCACGGGCTTTTTTCTTTGTGAGCCTGTCTACTGAGACAGAGCGCTTGCTGTCGAACCCTCTCCTTGGCCTTTCTAGGTGTCTTGTGGCAAGTGTGGCAACGGGCTTGGCCACGAATTCCTCAATGATGGGCCGAAGAGGGGGCAGTCCCGCTTCTGAATATTCAGCAGCTCGCTGAAGTTCCTCCCAAAAGGTAAAGGCTGCAGCTTGGCAGCTGTGTCAGCCCCCCAGTTATTTCTGGGGAAGCTGCTGATAGCCAGGCCATGCCGTCTGCGATGGGCTACTCTCAGCGGGGTGTAGCTGGCCGTGCAGATAAGCCAAGGAGCCACTAAACAAATCTCACGTGCGTCAGTCTGAGATTCAGGGAGCTCTGAATATTGCAGCTGCCCTACGGGCAGGGAGCGGGTCTATGGGGAAGGGCAGGGCTTCTTGCCGTTGTGGTTGTCGTGCTGTTTGCTTCCCCTGAGTCACAAAAAGGCTTTGGGAGGCCAAGTTCAGGGCAGCACACCGGCCACAACTTCCTGTCCCGCTCGTTGGGCTACGATGGTTGTGAGATGCTAGTTGCAGGTAGCAAAATAACCATATAAAAGGGGCTGGGGGTTCTGGAGCAAGAAACACAAGCCCtgatttttcctccctttcttttaggcaaagcagaaaaggacctgaaggAGAAGTAAGCGAGCTGCTCTACTTGGCACACTGTTTTTGGGCTGATGCTGCGTTCACACCTTGGGGTGCACCGTCCGGCCAAGGGGGCACCAGGAGCAAGACAAACCCCGAAGCAGCTCCTGGTTTCCCTGGGCCGGTTCCCTCTCAGGGCTGCTCCGATTCGGGATGCCGGGAGGAGCACGGGCGAGGCGAGGGGGGAATGGGGTGGCTGAAGCTCTGTGCTTGCTGAGTGGTGGGGGGTATCACATAAGGGTGTTTCACATGAATTGGGGTGCTGCAAAGGCTACAGCTCTTCATTTTACCCACCCTTACCCCCTCCCCAACCGTCTGTTCTCCCCGGCATCCTCACCTCTGCCCCTAGCAGCTACTGCCAAGTCCCTTCGGCTTTGCCCATAAGCAGCCCGCGGGCGGGCGGTCCGGCCTCTTCTGAGCTCTGGGCTGGTTTTGCTCTTGGCTTCAACCGAGCCAGGACGCTCTCCAGATCGCAGTCAGGAGGGGCCGATTCTGCCCTGGCACCGCTGCAATCCAGAGTCACTCCGCTGGCATTTCCAGGGCGTAACGCTGGATTAGCTGAGGTCAGAGTCTGGGTTAATCCCTGGTGCTATTCTGGGCTGGGGTCATGGTATGAATTGCCCTATATAAACCCTTCCAGGGTGCTAGGGGAAGGATGATTTTATGATCCCACTAGACAGCATTCACGTATTTTACCCCTCTACCCATCTTGCACACATTAGAGACAGTTCTAGATTTCCCATGTCCTCTGGGCTTGATCTTGACTCAGCCTTACACCAGATTTATCACTGTGCTATAAACTCCAGTGGCACTAACGGTTCCTCCTTGCTCTACGCTGGTGCAAGGGAGGCCAGTGTCGGGCTCACAGGCTGCACTTTGCACAACTCAGGCTTTAGGAATCATGTCTGCATTCCCTCTGTGCTCGGAAGGGCTGTGACACTGATTTCTTCTTAATTCAGCCTCCGATTTGTGGCCTTCCTCCCTGTCCTAGCACCAATCCTCCTCTTTGAAATCAATACACAAGGATTTTTGAAGGTGGCAAAACCTTTTGCTGACCCTGTGGGTCCAGCTCGTTACCTGGAGCTCACTGCTGGTCTTGTACCTCtttcaatactgaaaataaagcGTTGATTCACTGTGTTGGAGaaataacctcttttttttttttttttttttttttttttttaaaaaaaagcactgttcATGGCACCCTGGTGCATCTGTCCTGGGATTTTTTCCCTACTCGGTTTGCCCAGTTTTGGATGGGGAGGCTGCGCCAGCGGTGGGGTGTGTGCGAGGCAAGTACAAATGCAGGTACAAATTCTGTGCCTCCAAAGACCCAGCCAGAAAGCTGAGAGCAGATTTCATCTGATGTGTCTGTCTCCAGCCATGAACCTGCATCCCTGGGTGCGGACACACGGTGTCTTGCATCCAGCGTGGTCTCACAACCCAAAGGGTTGGCCTGAGGTTGCTGTGTGTGGGTTTATCCTGTGCCTGAGGTTGCTGTGTGTGGGTTTATCCTGTATCTGTTACTGTTACCCCAGGATTTGCCATGTGAAAGGGGGATGCTGGTGTATTGGAGGCCTTTGGGCCTTCCCAGGGTCAAAACTTTCACTGGGCAAGATTTCCTTTTCACTCCAGTTAGTGGTTTTGCCCAACTGAAGCTGGTTTTAGCTTGTTTCATAGTATGTCCCTGGTGCTGTCAGGATTTTCTGAGCAGAAGGGATCTGAGTTTTAACAGTGTCTCAGTAGTTTCCCCCCATGAAGCTGCCTGCACGTCTGGAAGCTACAACCCTTGTCTGCCCTGACAGGGTTGGATACCAGGTTCATGGAGACTGGAGACTTGAGCTGAGCTTTGCTGGACCCCAGTTCCCTCCTCCAAGAGGGTAAAGTCTGCTCTGGAGCACAGGAGCCAGCACCATGTCTCCCTCCTGCTGTGCCACTGGCCCGTGGCATTGCCCTCACCACCTTCCTTGTGCGCAGGACAACCTTCGGCTCTAATTACTAATCAGGTTCCAGGCTGAAGGTTCAAGCTGCTTTTCGACTGATTAATCCCCTGTTCTCCTGCTTTGCCCTTGGCCTGGCGACCTCCATGCGAGCCTgggagggcaggagctgccccttTGCTTCCCACCCTGGACCATCCATCCCTCCTGCCTCGCTGCCCCTCACCCGGCGCTGGGAGGGAAAGTATTTTTGGGGTGGTTTCCCCTGAGATGCTGCGGTGGAAGGAAACCTCCTTGGGAATGCCAGCAGCGAGGGGATGGCAGTAATTCCTCCCACTCGTGGGCTGTCCTACACCTGGGGGGACCCAGCCATGATTCCACGCTGTGTTGCAGTTCGTGGACGCAGGCACCGGAGGGTGCAAGTGCTTTTCCTAACCCTTCCCCAGATGttgcagggagggaaggatgctgctggggtggg comes from Strix aluco isolate bStrAlu1 chromosome 15, bStrAlu1.hap1, whole genome shotgun sequence and encodes:
- the MSRB1 gene encoding methionine-R-sulfoxide reductase B1 — its product is MSFCSFLGGEVFKDHFQPGIYVCAKCGHELFSSCAKYEHSSPWPAFTKTVHEDSVSKREERPGALKVSCGKCGNGLGHEFLNDGPKRGQSRFUIFSSSLKFLPKGKAEKDLKEK